A genomic region of Synechococcus sp. NOUM97013 contains the following coding sequences:
- a CDS encoding chlorophyll a/b-binding protein has protein sequence MLDPTTIPVRRLPRYGFHTHTERLNGRVAMLGFIALLVVEIKLGHGLLIW, from the coding sequence ATGCTTGACCCCACCACGATCCCGGTTCGCCGATTGCCTCGGTATGGGTTTCACACCCACACCGAGCGTCTTAACGGACGGGTTGCCATGCTTGGCTTCATCGCTCTTCTTGTGGTGGAGATCAAGCTCGGCCATGGCCTGCTGATCTGGTGA